A genomic region of Platichthys flesus chromosome 4, fPlaFle2.1, whole genome shotgun sequence contains the following coding sequences:
- the slc6a4a gene encoding solute carrier family 6 member 4a produces the protein METKDMMMKSMFTMDKGENDEERDKEREEEVRGEEEGTQPENGRLMLADGLAEKGPKSLTSCPGQQVSNGFNPSTPQSPREEPGTAACSGGTAPAPGGSTSSPMPLGGLRTLVVQQTSLDRPRETWSKKMDFLLSVIGYAVDLGNVWRFPYVCYQNGGGAFLLPYLLMAVFGGVPLFYMELALGQFHRSGCISIWKHICPIFKGIGFAICIIALYIAFYYNTIMAWALYYLLSSFRPTLPWTTCTNSWNTANCNSYMSTDQNVSWSNSSTSPAEEFYTRHVLQVHLSPGLHQLGSVSWQLALCLLFIFTIVYFSIWKGVKTSGKVVWVTATFPYLVLLILLVRGATLPGAWRGVVFYLKPDWEKLLTTTVWIDAAAQIFFSLGPGFGVLLAFASYNPFHNNCYKDALITSSVNCLTSFLSGFVIFTVLGYMAEMRQQEVDAVAKDAGPSLLFIIYAEAIANMPAATFFAIIFFLMIIMLGLDSTFAGLEGVITAMIDEFPQLLAKRREWFVFGLVCVCYLGALSTLTYGGAFVVKLFEEYATGPAVITVVLLEVIAVSWFYGTNRFCNDIQLMLGFYPGCFWRVCWVAICPCFLLFIIISFLAFPPEVKLFNYHYPQWTTVLGYCIGVSSFICVPAYMVFHLLTAKGTFKQRLLKSITPVPSCNDHRDFIVTNAV, from the exons ATGGAGACGAAAGATATGATGATGAAAAGCATGTTCACAATGGACAAGGGGGAGAATGATGAAGAgagggataaagagagagaggaggaggtgaggggagaagaggaggggacgCAGCCGGAAAATGGCAGACTGATGCTGGCTGATGGTCTTGCAGAGAAAGGACCCAAGAGCCTGACCTCGTGCCCTGGCCAGCAGGTGTCCAATGGCTTCAATCCATCCACCCCTCAGAGCCCCAGGGAGGAACCGGGGACCGCAGCTTGCTCTGGGGGTACAGCCCCGGCGCCTGGAGGCAGCACCAGCTCCCCTATGCCGCTGGGAGGCCTCAGGACTCTGGTGGTGCAACAAACCAGCTTGGATAGGCCCAGAGAAACCTGGAGCAAGAAGATGGACTTCTTGCTGTCCGTGATCGGCTATGCTGTGGACCTGGGAAATGTCTGGCGCTTCCCCTACGTCTGCTACCAGaacggaggag GTGCCTTCCTGCTGCCCTACCTGTTGATGGCGGTGTTCGGAGGCGTTCCTCTCTTCTACATGGAGCTGGCTCTCGGCCAATTCCACCGCAGCGGCTGCATCTCCATCTGGAAACACATCTGTCCCATCTTCAAAG GGATTGGTTTTGCCATCTGCATAATAGCCCTCTACATAGCCTTCTACTACAACACCATCATGGCCTGGGCCTTGTACTACCTGCTATCATCATTTCGGCCCACCCTGCCCTGGACTACCTGCACCAACAGCTGGAACACAGCCAACTGCAACAGTTACATGTCCACCGACCAAAACGTGTCGTGGTccaactcctccacctcccccgcCGAGGAGTTCTATAC TCGCCATGTGCTACAGGTCCACCTCTCCCCTGGGCTGCACCAGCTGGGCTCTGTAAGCTGGCAACTGGCCCTCTGcctgctcttcatcttcaccatcGTCTACTTCAGCATCTGGAAAGGAGTCAAGACGTCTGGAAAG GTAGTGTGGGTGACTGCTACCTTCCCCTACCTGGTCCTTCTGATCTTACTCGTCCGTGGTGCCACTCTGCCAGGGGCCTGGAGAGGTGTTGTCTTCTATCTCAAACCTGATTGGGAAAAACTCCTTACCACTACA GTGTGGATTGACGCAGCAGCTCAGATCTTCTTCTCTCTGGGTCCAGGGTTTGGTGTGCTCCTCGCCTTCGCCAGCTACAACCCATTTCACAACAACTGCTATAA AGATGCGTTGATCACCAGCTCAGTAAACTGTCTGACCAGCTTTTTGTCTGGCTTCGTCATCTTCACGGTGCTGGGATACATGGCTGAGATGAGGCAGCAGGAAGTGGATGCTGTGGCCAAGGATGCTG GTCCCAGTCTGCTGTTCATAATTTATGCCGAGGCCATAGCAAACATGCCTGCTGCCACTTTCTTCGCCATCATCTTTTTCCTCATGATCATCATGTTGGGTCTGGACAGCACG TTTGCGGGGTTGGAGGGGGTGATCACCGCCATGATAGATGAGTTCCCGCAACTCCTGGCCAAGAGGCGTGAGTGGTTTGTCTTTGGCCTGGTGTGCGTCTGCTACCTTGGGGCTCTCTCCACGCTCACATAC GGAGGAGCATTTGTGGTGAAGCTGTTTGAGGAGTATGCTACAGGCCCTGCAGTCATCACCGTGGTGCTGCTCGAGGTCATCGCCGTCTCCTGGTTCTACG GTACCAACCGATTCTGCAATGACATCCAGCTCATGCTGGGTTTCTACCCTGGTTGTTTCTGGAGGGTCTGCTGGGTGGCAATCTGCCCCTGTTTCCTGCTG TTCATCATCATTAGTTTCCTGGCCTTCCCTCCAGAGGTCAAGTTGTTCAACTACCACTACCCACAATGGACCACCGTGCTGGGCTACTGCATTGGGGTGTCTTCATTCATCTGTGTACCTGCTTATATGGTCTTCCACCTGCTCACTGCCAAGGGCACATTCAAACAG CGTCTGTTAAAAAGCATCACTCCAGTGCCCAGCTGTAACGACCATAGAGACTTCATTGTCACCAACGCGGTCTGA